From Podospora bellae-mahoneyi strain CBS 112042 chromosome 3, whole genome shotgun sequence, the proteins below share one genomic window:
- a CDS encoding hypothetical protein (EggNog:ENOG503NVA1; COG:S), with product MAEEKQEIRQTVEAPAVRPSTPTGTTHRPSGWMYKGFRLGKSEVWFASPIVQLLMVAMVCFLCPGMFNALTGLGAAGQVDPGAQNDANTALYSTFAVVAFFSGTVTNIFGVKPTLAFGALGYCIYSASFLSYNHNQNRGFVVFAGAFLGICAGLLWTAQGTIMMSYPSEDKKGRYISWFWIIFNLGAVIGSLVPLGQNIDAIGATAVNDGTYIGFIVLMLIGAALALLLCNARSVIRHDGSKVILMKNPSWKTEIKGLVETITLAPWVILLFPMFFASNIFYTYQLNDMNLQFNTRARTLNGLLYWTSQIIGASIFGYALDITRFRRSVRAKASLVVLFSLTFVIWGGGWAWQKQQVPREILEDESLEHRRIDWQDGGEKYIGPMFLFMFYGFYDAAWQTCIYWYMGALSNSGRKAANLAGFYKGIQSAGAAVFWRLDGLKTPFNTIFGVTWGLLAAALLFAAPVIWLKVKDTVTAEEDLKFSDETIADVRATTDASRETA from the exons ATGGCGGAGGAAAAGCAAGAAATCCGGCAGACCGTCGAGGCGCCTGCCGTCCGACCAAGCACACCTACCGGCACCACCCACCGACCTTCGGGATGGATGTACAAAGGTTTCCGTCTGGGCAAGTCGGAAGTGTGGTTCGCGTCACCCATCGTCCAGCTCCTGATGGTAGCCATGGTTTGCTTCCTGTGCCCCGGCATGTTCAACGCTCTCACTGGTCTCGGTGCCGCCGGGCAGGTTGATCCAGGCGCGCAAAACGACGCCAACACGGCCCTCTATTCCACCTTTGCCGTggtcgccttcttctcgggcACCGTCACCAACATCTTTGGAGTGAAACCAACACTGGCTTTTGGGGCCCTCGGATACTGCATCTACTCTGCCAGCTTTTTGAGCTACAATCACAACCAGAACCGCGGATTCGTCGTCTTTGCGGGAGCGTTCCTCGGTATCTGCGCCGGTCTGCTGTGGACCGCCCAGGGAACCATCATGATGAGTTATCCGTCCGAAGACAAGAAGGGGCGGTACATATCCTGGTTCTGGATCATCTTCAATCTCGGAGCCGTCATCGGGTCGCTGGTGCCGCTCGGCCAAAATATCGATGCGATAGGCGCCACCGCGGTCAACGACGGTACCTACATCGGCTTCATTGTGCTCATGCTCATCGGCGCTGCTCTCGCCCTTTTGCTCTGTAATGCCAGGAGCGTCATTCGCCACGACGGCAGCAAGGTCATCTTGATGAAGAACCCCAGCTGGAAGACGGAGATCAAGGGATTGGTCGAGACTATCACCCTGGCACCCTGGGTCATCCTGCTGTTCCCCATGTTTTTCGCCTCCAACATCTTCTACACCTATCAGCTCAACGACATGAACCTCCAATTCAACACGCGTGCCCGGACGCTCAATGGTTTGCTGTACTGGACCAGTCAGATCATTGGAGCCTCCATTTTTGGCTACGCTCTTGATATCACCAGGTTCCGTCGGTCGGTGCGCGCCAAGGCGAGCTTGGTTGTGCTATTCAGCTTGACATTTGTCATTTGGGGCGGTGGCTGGGCCTGGCAGAAACAGCAAGTCCCTCGAGAAATTCTGGAGGATGAAAGCTTGGAGCATAGAAGAATTGACTGgcaagatggtggagagaagTACATCGGACCCATGTTTTTGTTCATGTTTTATGGGTTTTACGATGCCGCGTGGCAGACTTGCATTTACTG GTATATGGGTGCTCTCAGCAACTCTGGTCGCAAAGCTGCCAATCTCGCTGGTTTCTACAAGGGAATTCAGTCTGCCGGTGCAGCCGTCTTTTGGCGGTTGGACGGGTTGAAGACACCGTTCAATACCATCTTTGGGGTCACC TGGGGTCTGCTTGCTGCCGCGCTGCTGTTCGCCGCGCCTGTTATCTGGCTCAAGGTGAAAGACACCGTGACTGCCGAAGAAGACTTGAAGTTCAGCGATGAGACCATTGCGGACGTTAGGGCTACAACGGACGCCAGCAGGGAGACTGCGTGA
- a CDS encoding hypothetical protein (EggNog:ENOG503P63W), with protein sequence MYTKTTVLLTLLAPLCLSFPVDPPAAALPVDSTTDAKPAAALETAPVPVVAVPNAAPPIEEVWTIQGARRVCEPDNLECVWTFTINTNSVYAPVPCIVKIPSDLERKVPANQNNVEGLVCGPYEVSAGWSSAFGVENGFTVLYVVDMERKMGVWPAYEDKKVEKGEIVVPDLRLPVKHLG encoded by the coding sequence ATGTACACCAAAACCACAGTCCTCCTCACGCTTTTGGCACCCCTTTGCCTCTCCTTTCCCGTGgaccctccagcagcagccctccCGGTCGATTCCACCACAGATGCCAAACCAGCCGCTGCTCTCGAAACAGCTCCTGTTCCTGTTGTGGCTGTCCCCAATGCTGCCCCGCCCATTGAAGAGGTCTGGACCATCCAAGGCGCCCGCCGCGTGTGCGAACCTGACAACTTGGAATGCGTCTGGACGTttaccatcaacaccaactctGTCTACGCCCCTGTGCCGTGCATAGTCAAGATCCCCTCTGATCTCGAACGCAAGGTCCCTGCGAACCAGAACAATGTCGAGGGATTGGTTTGTGGGCCGTATGAAGTGTCGGCGGGGTGGAGTTCGGCTTTTGGGGTGGAGAATGGGTTTACGGTGTTGTATGTGGTGGAcatggagaggaagatgggggtgtgGCCTGCGTatgaggacaagaaggtggagaagggggagattgtAGTGCCTGATTTGCGGCTGCCTGTCAAGCATCTGGGGTGA
- the FGR2 gene encoding Filamentous Growth Regulator (COG:S; EggNog:ENOG503NUH8): protein MTSTHTLTSSWFSKGAESRQERSRDAMGNSKSPLMRRSRWRRSSSKVSGEDILALQDLDPALNSKMHLVNDAIDDIGWTPYHTKLFFLNGFGYAVDSLVLLLQSVIAGPAYREFGNRGYQEGLTVAVYSGMLIGALFWGFGADIVGRRYAFNLSLLICSLSAIIAGGMPSWASLGFFVSLIGFGGGGNLVLDTTVFLEYLPGSKQWVLTMMAAWWGLGQAITGLIAWGFLVPRRWNCASVDTCTMANNMGWRYVMFTSGALVLVLSILRLTIIRLKETPKYLLGAGEDAKVVEILQYLAGKYNRPCSLTLNQLGVCGLVTGTHSKNRFSIGETMVHLRGLFATHTIAVSTVMIWLSWAMVGLAYPLFYVFLPSYLEARGAKLDLSQFEIWRNYALTNFSSIFGPLLAGWLCNLSFLGRRYTMLIGGLMTAGFFVGYTQVRTAAQDVGISCAIAFSLNVYYGTLYAYTPEVLPSAHRATGNGIAVACNRIMGILSAVIATVADTSTVVPIYICVGLLAVMGMVAALFPFEPYGRRSS, encoded by the exons ATGACGTCGACCCACACACTCACCTCGAGCTGGTTCAGCAAGGGCGCCGAGAGCCGTCAAGAACGTAGCAGAGACGCCATGGGTAACAGCAAAAGCCCGCTGATGAGGCGGTCAAGATGGCGCAGGTCGAGCTCCAAGGTTTCAGGGGAGGATATCCTTGCGCTGCAGGATCTGGATCCGGCCCTGAACTCGAAGATGCATTTGGTCAATGAC GCTATCGATGATATTGGTTGGACGCCATACCATACGAAGCTGTTTTTCCTCAACGGGTTTGG ATACGCAGTCGATTCCTTggttctcctcctccagtctGTCATTGCCGGCCCGGCCTACCGAGAATTCGGAAACCGAGGTTACCAAGAAGGCCTGACGGTCGCGGTGTACTCTGGCATGTTGATAGGGGCACTGTTCTGGGGATTTGGCGCAGATATCGTTGGACGGCGATATGCATTCAACCTATCTCTCCTGATCTGCTCGCTCTCGGCCATCATTGCGGGAGGAATGCCAAGTTGGGCTTCGCTGGGATTCTTTGTGTCACTGATTGGGTTTGGTGGCGGAGGGAACTTGGTTTTGGACACCACTGTGTTTCTGGAGTATCTCCCTGGCAGTAAACAATGGGTGTTGACAATGATGGCGGCGTGGTGGGGACTGGGCCAGGCCATCACAGGCCTCATTGCTTGGGGCTTTCTGG TCCCGAGGAGATGGAATTGCGCCTCGGTCGATACATGCACTATGGCCAACAATATGGGCTGGAGATATGTCATGTTCACAAGCGGCGCCCTAGTATTGGTGCTGTCGATTCTCCGATTGACAATTATTCGCCTGAAGGAGACACCAAAGTACCTCCTGGGCGCTGGGGAAGATGCCAAGGTCGTCGAGATATTGCAGTATCTTGCAGGGAAGTACAACCGGCCCTGCAGTCTGACATTGAACCAGCTAGGGGTCTGTGGTCTGGTCACTGGCACTCACAGCAAGAACCGCTTCTCAATCGGGGAAACCATGGTCCATCTCAGAGGCTTGTTTGCCACGCACACGATTGCTGTCTCGACAGTGATGATATGGCTGTCCTGGGCAATGGTGGGTCTTGCATACCCCCTGTTTTACGTCTTTCTCCCAAGCTATCTCGAGGCTCGCGGAGCCAAGCTGGACCTGTCCCAGTTTGAGATTTGGCGCAACTATGCTCTCACCAACTTTAGCTCCATCTTTGGTCCCTTGCTCGCCGGCTGGCTGTGCAACCTTTCCTTTCTCGGTCGGCGATATACCATGCTCATCGGAGGGCTCATGACAGCGGGCTTTTTTGTTGGGTACACGCAGGTGCGAACGGCGGCCCAGGATGTCGGAATCTCCTGCGCCATTGCTTTCAGTCTCAATGTTTACTATGGGACGCTGTATGCATACACGCCAGAAGTGCTTCCCAGTGCACACAGGGCCACGGGCAACGGGATTGCGGTGGCATGCAACCGGATCATGGGCATACTGTCGGCCGTCATTGCCACCGTCGCGGATACTTCGACGGTTGTACCCATTTATATCTGTGTCGGTCTCTTGGCGGTAATGGGTATGGTGGCTGCTTTGTTTCCTTTTGAGCCGTATGGGCGGAGGAGTTCTTGA
- a CDS encoding hypothetical protein (EggNog:ENOG503Q40K; COG:Q), with protein sequence MDIWVESLLKKGSRKEGFEMGKSFEIMTFDIIGELAFGENFKGVEIGVEHPWITTHLGALNQGALADALKRFPTLAWLAHGLLQKKIWELTETQPREQPSRRVWLMRRSPLRGLHFNVGKVWPGQKLGCAAQ encoded by the exons ATGGATATTTGGGTTGAAAGCTTGCTCAAAAAGGGGTCGCGCAAAGAGGGGTTTGAGATGGGGAAGAGTTTCGAGATTATGACGTTCGACATTATTGGCGAACTGGCGTTTGGGGAGAACTTCAAAGGTGTTGAGATTG GTGTTGAACATCCCTGGATCACCACCCATCTCGGAGCTCTGAATCAAGGAGCCCTGGCCGACGCCTTGAAGCGCTTCCCGACACTCGCCTGGCTTGCTCACGGGCTGCTGCAGAAGAAAATCTGGGAACTCACCGAGACACAACCCAGAGAACAACCCTCTCGCCGAGTATGGCTCATGCGGCGGAGTCCTCTCCGAGGACTGCATTTCAACGTTGGAAAGGTTTGGCCTGGACAGAAGCTCGGCTGCGCTGCCCAATGA
- a CDS encoding hypothetical protein (COG:G; EggNog:ENOG503NU7U), translating to MPGHWKTLHADYRQMDIRLIPMLALLYLLSFLDRGNIGNAKIEGLQEDLSLTDDQYNWCLTAFFFTYAAFEVPSNLILKKIRPSIWLPAIMVAWGVVMTLMGIVHNFTGLLTARIFLGVTEAGLFPGVAYYLTNWYKREEMQLRQAMFFSAASIAGAFSGLLAFAIGKMDGVGGLHGWQWIFILEGIATVLVAVLAFFTLHDFPETATFLTEEERAFIVFRLKYQGQSKADDFKWKYVRQAFLDWQIWVNIFVYWGIVCPLYGISLFLPTIIRTLGYESSTAQLMTVPIYITAAILAVIVAYFSDRVGRRSPFIIVPLLIMVVGFSMCIASGNPRVVYGGVFIAACAIYPAFPGVIAWLSNNLAGSLKRSVGMAVQIGVGNLGGAMASNFYRAKDAPRYRLGHGLELGFIGAGIVASLILLVGYSSANKKRAKKIEDGDLGRYTQEELSEKGDKAITFRYVY from the exons ATGCCCGGCCATTGGAAGACCCTACATGCTGACTATCGACAGATGGACATTCGCTTGATTCCGATGCTTGCCCTGCTGTACCTACTCTCTTTTCTGGATC GTGGTAACATTGGCAATGCCAAAATTGAAGGCCTTCAGGAAGATCTTAGCTTGACGGATGACCAATACAACTGGTGTCTCACAGCCTTTTTTTTCACCTATGCCGCATTCGAGGTTCCCAGCAACCTGATACTCAAAAAGATCAGGCCTTCTATCTGGTTGCCAGCCATCATGGTTGCTTGGGGCGTGGTGATGACCTTGATGGGCATCGTGCACAACTTTACCGGACTCTTGACAGCTCGCATCTTTCTGGGCGTTACCGAGGCCGGTCTGTTTCCCGGCGTTGCTTACTATCTCACAAACTGGTACAAGCGTGAGGAGATGCAGTTGAGACAAGCCATGTTCTTCAGTGCAGCTTCCATCGCCGGCGCATTCAGTGGACTTTTGGCATTTGCCATTGGGAAgatggatggtgttgggggacTGCATGGCTGGCAGTGGATTTTTATTCTTGAGG GCATCGCAACCGTCCTGGTCGCCGTCTTGGCTTTTTTCACTCTGCACGACTTTCCCGAGACAGCAACTTTTTTGACCGAGGAAGAACGAGCATTTATCGTGTTCCGTCTCAAGTATCAAGGGCAGAGCAAG GCCGATGATTTCAAGTGGAAATATGTCAGACAGGCATTTTTGGATTGGCAGATTTGGGTCAACATCTTTGTCTACTGGGGG ATTGTCTGCCCGCTCTATGGCATCAGCTTATTCTTGCCAACCATCATTCGCACGCTGGGGTATGAGAGCAGCACCGCGCAGCTCATGACCGTTCCTATCTACATCACTGCCGCCATTCTCGCCGTCATTGTGGCTTACTTTTCCGATCGGGTGGGGCGAAGAAGCCCGTTCATCATTGTTCCATTACTTATTATGGTTGTTGGGTTTTCCAT GTGCATCGCCTCTGGAAACCCGCGTGTGGTGTATGGCGGAGTGTTTATCGCAGCATGTGCCATCTACCCAGCTTTTCCAGGCGTCATTGCTTGGCTCTCCAACAACTTGGCAGGGTCGTTGAAGCGTTCAGTCGGGATGGCGGTCCAGATAGGTGTCGGAAACCTGGGAGGT GCAATGGCATCCAACTTTTATCGGGCAAAGGATGCTCCCAGATATCGACTCGGTCATGGTTTGGAACTTGGGTTCATTGGCGCCGGTATCGTCGCTTCGCTCATCCTGCTAGTTGGGTATAGCAgcgccaacaagaagagggcaaagaagattgaggatggggatttGGGTCGTTATACGCAAGAGGAACTGTCTGAGAAGGGCGACAAGGCCATTACATTCCGATATGTGTATTAG
- a CDS encoding hypothetical protein (COG:Q; EggNog:ENOG503NTZE), translated as MAGAPPSGAASTVGTGDTLADQHPYQDRRRSFMVDADALELQRIASVLSRHQSHVRRPTAKDDPTLDPESDHFDVTRWVRHFVGQLNKQGHKATNLGVVFRDLDVFGSGSALQLQETVDSVLLAPFRLGELFGSHKKERKQILHGFNGLLKSGELLAVLGRPGSGCSTFLKSLCGELYGLDVGKRSVIHYNGASQAQMKKEFKGEVVYNQEVDKHFPHLTVGQTLEHAAAMRTPSNRAEGMSRSEYCQYIARVVMAVFGLSHTYHTKVGNDYVRGVSGGERKRVSIAEMMVAGSPISAWDNSTRGLDSTSALKFVQALRLYSNIAGSANAVAMYQASQAIYDEFDKTTVLYAGRQIYFGPANAAKDFFERQGWFCPPRQTTGDFLTSVTNPEERIPRPGMEQKVPRTPEDFEKYWLASPEFKALQEEMAAYDQEFQGERQIQSLSHLRETKNHKQAKHVRPGSPYIISIPMQIKHNTVRAYQRVWNDISATLVNVGANLILALIIGSIFYGNPDATVGFEGKGSVLFMAILLNALTAISEIDSLYDQRPIVEKHHSYAFYHPATEAAAGIVADLPIKFAAAVVFNLIAYFLAGLGRTPSQFFLYFLISYISTFVMSAIFRTLAAITRTVSQAMALAGVLALALVMYTGYIIPVPQMHPWFGWIRWINPIYYAFEILVANEFHGREFTCSDIIPPYSPPQGSSWICASAGAVAGRPTVNGDAYISVAYQYTYDHVWRNFGILIGFLIFFMGVYFAAVELNSSVTSTAEALVFQRGHVPSHLQKGRDEERGGEGGAAAERGAQDPENSAIEPQKDIFTWKDVVYDIDVKEGKRRLLDHVSGWVKPGTLTALMGASGAGKTTLLDVLAQRTSIGVVTGDMLVNGRPFGADFQRQTGYVQQQDLHLDTATVRESLRFSAMLRRPKTVSKAEKFAFVEEVIKMLGMEEYANAVVGIPGEGLNVEQRKLLTIGVELVAKPKLLLFLDEPTSGLDSQSAWAICVFLRKLADAGQAVLCTIHQPNAILFQQFDRLLFLAKGGKTVYFGNIGQNSKSLLEYFEHHGARHCGDDENPAEYMLEIVAEGVNNKGQDWHSVWKDSDEFRDVLAEIDRIHSSSQQDTVAALAAEETNSEFAMPFHAQVWEVTRRIFQQYWRMPGYVLAKFALGIMSGLFIGFTFYQADGTQGGMRNIVFAVFMVTTIFTTLVQQIQPLFITQRSLYEVRERPSKAYSWKAFLIANIVVEIPYQILTGILTYACFYYPVVGTGQASSRQGLILLFIIQLFIYASAFAHMTIVAMPDAHAAAGIVILLTMMSTIFSGVLQTRIALPGFWVFMYYVSPFTYWISGIVSTVLHERPVECSVSETLIFDPPQGMNCAQYLSPLAGQGSGSLQNPFDTEGCRYCGFGVADQYLAGVDIFWEDRWRNFGIMWAYIAFNIAVAIGVYYIFRVRKMTKK; from the exons ATGGCGGGAGCACCACCGAGCGGTGCCGCGAGCACGGTCGGGACAGGCGACACACTGGCTGACCAGCATCCTTACCAGGACAGGCGTCGTTCCTTCATGGTTGACGCCGATGCCTTGGAACTCCAAAGAATCGCATCTGTTCTCTCGCGACATCAATCTCATGTGCGTCGACCGACTGCAAAGGATGACCCGACACTGGATCCCGAATCAGACCATTTCGATGTGACGCGATGGGTACGCCATTTTGTCGGACAACTCAACAAGCAAGGCCACAAGGCAACCAACCTGGGTGTTGTTTTTCGGGACCTGGATGTCTTTGGGTCGGGTTCAGCTCTGCAGCTTCAAGAGACGGTCGATTCAGTCCTTCTCGCCCCCTTTCGACTGGGAGAACTATTCGGCAGTCACAAAAAGGAGCGGAAGCAAATTCTGCATGGTTTCAACGGCTTGCTCAAGAGTGGCGAGCTTCTCGCTGTTCTGGGCCGTCCTGGATCAGGATGCAGCACCTTTCTCAAGAGCCTCTGCGGAGAGCTCTACGGCTTGGACGTCGGCAAGCGGTCCGTCATTCATTACAATGGCGCCTCACAGGCTCAGATGAAGAAGGAGTTCAAGGGCGAGGTTGTGTATAACCAAGAGGTCGACAAGCACTTTCCCCATCTCACAGTCGGTCAAACCCTTGAACACGCCGCTGCAATGcgcaccccctccaaccggGCCGAGGGCATGTCGAGATCTGAATACTGCCAGTACATCGCCCGCGTCGTCATGGCTGTTTTTGGCCTCAGTCACACCTATCACACCAAGGTGGGAAATGACTACGTGCGAGGTGTCTCTGGTGGCGAACGAAAGAGGGTCAGTATTGccgagatgatggtggcCGGCTCTCCCATCTCGGCTTGGGACAACAGCACACGAGGTCTGGACTCGACTTCAGCCCTCAAATTTGTCCAGGCCCTTCGACTCTATTCCAATATTGCTGGTTCGGCAAACGCCGTGGCCATGTACCAAGCCAGTCAAGCCATTTACGACGAATTTGACAAGACAACAGTCCTTTATGCCGGCCGTCAAATCTACTTTGGCCCTGCCAATGCGGCAAAAGATTTCTTTGAGCGCCAGGGCTGGTTCtgccctcctcgtcagaCCACTGGTGATTTTTTGACATCAGTTACCAACCCCGAAGAACGCATCCCTCGACCTGGCATGGAACAAAAGGTGCCACGGACGCCCGAGGACTTTGAGAAGTACTGGCTTGCTTCGCCCGAGTTCAAGGCCCTTCAAGAAGAAATGGCCGCGTATGACCAAGAGTTTCAGGGCGAGCGTCAGATCCAAAGTCTGAGCCATCTGCGAGAGACCAAGAATCACAAGCAGGCCAAACACGTCCGCCCAGGCTCCCCAtacatcatcagcatccccATGCAGATCAAGCACAACACTGTTCGCGCCTATCAGAGGGTTTGGAACGATATCTCGGCCACTCTGGTCAATGTCGGTGCCAATCTGATCCTGGCCCTCATTATCGGTTCCATTTTTTACGGCAACCCCGATGCCACTGTCGGTTTTGAAGGCAAGGGATCTGTCTTGTTCATGGCCATCCTGTTGAACGCCCTCACCGCCATCTCGGAAATCGACAGTCTTTACGATCAGCGACCCATTGTCGAAAAACATCACTCCTATGCGTTTTACCATCCCGCCAccgaagcagcagctggcaTTGTGGCCGACTTGCCCATCAAGTTTGCCGCAGCTGTCGTGTTCAATCTCATTGCCTACTTTTTAGCCGGCCTTGGCCGGACACCCTCTCAATTCTTTCTCTACTTTTTGATCTCGTACATTTCGACTTTTGTCATGAGCGCCATTTTCCGGACTCTGGCGGCCATCACCAGAACCGTCTCTCAGGCCATGGCGTTGGCTGGTGTGTTGGCCTTGGCACTGGTCATGTACACTGGCTACATTATTCCTGTGCCGCAGATGCACCCCTGGTTTGGCTGGATTCGGTGGATCAACCCCATCTACTACGCTTTCGAGATCCTGGTCGCCAACGAGTTCCATGGGAGGGAATTCACTTGCTCGGACATTATTCCGCCATACTCTCCTCCGCAAGGCTCAAGTTGGATCTGTGCCAGTGCTGGAGCGGTCGCTGGAAGGCCAACCGTCAACGGAGATGCATACATCTCTGTGGCCTACCAGTACACGTACGATCACGTCTGGAGAAACTTTGGCATCCTTATCggcttcttgatctttttCATGGGTGTGTATTTTGCCGCCGTGGAGCTCAACTCATCCGTGACAAGCACAGCCGAAGCCTTGGTCTTTCAGCGTGGCCATGTCCCCTCTCACTTGCAAAAGGGTAGAGACGAAGAGcgcgggggagagggcggtgCTGCGGCGGAAAGGGGAGCTCAAGACCCCGAGAATAGTGCCATTGAGCCTCAGAAGGACATCTTCACTTGGAAAGATGTGGTGTACGATATTGAtgtcaaggagggcaagcgTCGGCTGTTGGACCATGTCTCTGGATGGGTGAAACCAGGTACGCTTACGGCTCTGATGGGCGCCTCTGGTGCCGGCAAGACGACATTATTGGACGTTCTCGCCCAGCGCACCAGCATCGGCGTTGTCACCGGGGACATGCTTGTCAACGGCAGGCCATTCGGGGCCGACTTTCAGCGTCAAACCGGTTATGTGCAACAACAAG ATCTCCATCTGGATACGGCGACTGTGAGAGAAAGTCTCCGTTTCAGCGCCATGCTTCGCCGCCCCAAGACAGTTTCCAAAGCAGAAAAGTTTGCGTTTGTCGAAGAAGTCATCAAGATGCTCGGCATGGAGGAATATGCCAACGCTGTTGTTGGCATTCCAGGCGAGGGCCTCAACGTCGAACAACGAAAACTTCTCACGATTGGCGTTGAGCTGGTGGCTAAACCCAAACTGTTGCTGTTCTTGGATGAGCCCACCAGCGGCCTTGACTCGCAGAGCGCCTGGGCCATTTGCGTCTTTCTGCGTAAGCTCGCCGATGCTGGCCAGGCTGTGTTGTGCACTATTCATCAACCTAATGCCATCTTGTTTCAACAATTTGACCGGCTCCTGTTCCTGGCCAAGGGGGGAAAGACAGTCTACTTTGGAAACATTGGACAAAACTCCAAGTCCCTGTTGGAATACTTTGAGCACCATGGAGCCAGGCACTGCGGCGACGATGAAAATCCTGCCGAGTACATGCTCGAGATTGTGGCCGAAGGCGTCAACAATAAGGGCCAGGATTGGCATTCGGTCTGGAAGGACAGCGACGAGTTCAGGGATGTTCTCGCCGAGATTGACAGGATCCATTCTTCTTCACAACAAGACACCGTCGCCGCTCTTGCTGCGGAAGAGACAAACTCAGAGTTTGCCATGCCGTTCCATGCGCAGGTTTGGGAGGTGACACGGCGCATCTTTCAGCAGTACTGGAGAATGCCGGGATATGTCCTGGCCAAGTTCGCACTGGGAATCATGTCCGGCCTCTTTATTGGTTTCACCTTTTACCAAGCCGACGGGACCCAGGGTGGTATGAGAAATATTGTTTTTGCCGTGTTCAtggtcaccaccatctttaCCACACTTGTGCAGCAG ATCCAacccctcttcatcacccaACGATCTCTCTACGAAGTTCGTGAGCGCCCTTCCAAAGCGTATTCCTGGAAGGCGTTCCTCATCGCCAATATCGTCGTCGAGATTCCCTATCAGATCCTCACGGGCATCCTCACATATGCGTGCTTTTACTATCCCGTTGTCGGCACAGGCCAGGCATCTTCCCGCCAGGGCCTCATCCtgctcttcatcatccagctGTTCATATACGCCAGCGCCTTTGCGCACATGACCATCGTCGCCATGCCGGATGCCCACGCCGCAGCTGgtatcgtcatcctcctgaCCATGATGAGCACCATCTTTAGCGGTGTGCTCCAGACGAGAATCGCATTGCCCGGGTTTTGGGTGTTTATGTACTACGTCAGCCCGTTCACATACTGGATCAGCGGAATCGTTTCGACTGTGCTGCACGAGAGGCCAGTCGAGTGCTCCGTGTCGGAGACCTTGATCTTTGACCCGCCCCAGGGAATGAACTGCGCGCAGTATCTCTCTCCCTTGGCCGGACAGGGTTCGGGCTCGCTTCAAAACCCCTTCGACACTGAAGGGTGCAGGTATTGCGGGTTTGGCGTTGCGGACCAATATCTCGCCGGGGTCGACATCTTTTGGGAGGACAGGTGGAGGAATTTTGGAATCATGTGGGCGTATATCGCGTTCAACATTGCGGTTGCGATTGGAGTTTATTACATCTTCAGGGTGAGAAAGATGACAAAGAAGTAA
- a CDS encoding hypothetical protein (EggNog:ENOG503PG5W) translates to MQLITFLSLAATATAAASSHLTKRCSPMYDPELALGYLPPAPCWQTFDPTCQPQLKNPMTLIANYKMAVIHELSSSCVGEIEEELAREAAGRKNNNWTRTQGNLHLIGDGTLVISNMSDAAVARYAGLRYSGVGPSGPSGIRTIPVPTATTI, encoded by the coding sequence ATGCAACTCATCACTTTCCTCTCCTTGGCCGCCACCGCCACGGCGGCTGCCAGCTCACATCTCACCAAGAGATGCTCGCCAATGTACGACCCCGAACTGGCACTCGGATACCTCCCTCCTGCTCCCTGCTGGCAGACCTTTGACCCCACCTGCCAGCCCCAGCTCAAGAATCCAATGACACTCATCGCCAATTACAAAATGGCCGTTATCCACGAGCTGAGCAGCAGTTGCGTTGGCGagatcgaggaggagctggctcGCGAAGCTGCTGGACGCAAAAACAACAACTGGACCAGGACGCAGGGCAATCTCCACCTCATTGGAGATGGAACGCtcgtcatctccaacatGAGCGATGCTGCTGTGGCGAGATATGCCGGGCTGCGATATTCTGGTGTAGGCCCTAGCGGCCCCAGCGGCATCCGCACCATACCTGTGCCAACAGCGACGACAATCTAG